In Crinalium epipsammum PCC 9333, the following are encoded in one genomic region:
- a CDS encoding sacsin N-terminal ATP-binding-like domain-containing protein: MPGYQHKQGTIIHDIKSLLKERYKQGFPIIKEIIQNANDGKAKTLKFGISQGLVRTAENPVSHPLLTTPALFFLNDGAFSTSDREAISCFGIDANAGDKGKIGKFGLGQKSIFHFCEAFFYVARSEDIPNGYGEFINPWALVTS, encoded by the coding sequence ATGCCAGGTTATCAGCACAAGCAAGGTACAATTATCCACGATATCAAGAGTCTGCTGAAGGAACGCTACAAACAAGGCTTTCCCATTATAAAAGAAATTATTCAAAATGCCAACGATGGTAAAGCCAAAACTCTTAAATTCGGGATATCTCAAGGCTTAGTCAGGACTGCTGAGAATCCTGTGTCTCATCCGCTTCTGACAACGCCAGCCCTATTTTTTCTTAATGATGGCGCGTTTAGTACATCTGACCGCGAGGCAATTTCTTGTTTTGGTATTGATGCGAATGCAGGGGATAAGGGAAAAATAGGCAAATTTGGCTTAGGACAAAAAAGCATTTTTCACTTTTGTGAAGCTTTTTTCTATGTGGCGCGTTCTGAGGATATTCCCAATGGGTACGGTGAGTTTATCAATCCTTGGGCATTGGTGACAAGTTAA
- a CDS encoding 3'-5' exonuclease, with protein sequence MFIPGLGYLPNMSENAADEARLLYVAMTRAIEQLVITYHQQSKFTEKLQAALNKFKLNYQ encoded by the coding sequence GTGTTTATTCCTGGTCTTGGCTATCTGCCAAACATGAGTGAAAATGCTGCTGATGAAGCACGTCTATTATATGTAGCAATGACGCGGGCAATTGAGCAATTGGTGATAACGTACCATCAACAATCAAAGTTTACAGAAAAGTTACAAGCGGCTTTAAATAAATTTAAACTTAATTATCAATAA
- a CDS encoding helix-turn-helix domain-containing protein has protein sequence MSPVSSPPRVSKVLWKLREVMARRRITNKALASELNVHPTSISRLKTQDVLPEIGGETLGQLINAINKLNSSNYAACTLLELIEIVSEDDIK, from the coding sequence ATGAGTCCAGTATCAAGTCCACCACGAGTAAGTAAAGTTCTCTGGAAGCTTAGGGAAGTGATGGCACGACGACGCATCACCAATAAAGCCTTGGCTTCAGAATTAAATGTTCACCCAACGAGCATTTCTCGATTAAAAACCCAGGATGTTTTACCCGAAATTGGAGGAGAAACGTTAGGTCAATTAATTAATGCCATCAATAAACTAAATTCTTCAAATTACGCAGCTTGTACGCTTTTGGAATTGATTGAAATAGTTTCTGAGGATGATATCAAATAA
- a CDS encoding SDR family NAD(P)-dependent oxidoreductase has product MNKEGRIALITGGSRGIGQAIALQLASEGCHIAFCARGNESVEETLSKIQSYGVKAYGAVADVTKQDQLEKFIQQSTEKLGKIDFLVCNAGGVFGKGLLESTSSDWEQTFQLNLFHCVNAIRLCVPLMNQQGGGSILLIASISGTKPQPKAQYGCAKAAQIYLAKSLAYELAAHNIRINALSPGSTIFPNGGWEKFQANNPELFAQFAEQEFPQGRLATLSEIANVATFILSDRANWINGTNIPVDGAQLSPSALGY; this is encoded by the coding sequence ATGAATAAAGAAGGCAGAATTGCACTAATTACTGGGGGCAGCAGGGGGATAGGGCAAGCTATAGCATTACAACTAGCATCTGAAGGATGCCATATTGCATTTTGCGCTAGGGGTAATGAATCTGTTGAGGAAACCCTAAGCAAAATCCAGTCGTATGGGGTGAAAGCTTATGGTGCCGTAGCAGACGTAACTAAACAAGATCAACTAGAAAAGTTTATTCAGCAGAGTACTGAAAAACTAGGCAAAATTGACTTTTTGGTTTGCAACGCTGGAGGAGTGTTTGGAAAAGGATTATTGGAATCGACCTCATCTGATTGGGAACAAACATTCCAGCTTAATCTCTTCCACTGCGTCAATGCGATTCGCCTGTGTGTCCCTTTGATGAACCAGCAAGGTGGAGGAAGTATTCTATTAATTGCATCTATTTCTGGAACTAAACCGCAACCAAAAGCTCAGTATGGCTGCGCTAAAGCAGCCCAAATCTACTTAGCTAAATCATTGGCATATGAACTAGCAGCACATAATATTCGCATTAATGCTCTCAGTCCAGGTTCAACTATCTTTCCCAACGGTGGTTGGGAGAAATTTCAAGCAAATAACCCAGAACTGTTTGCCCAATTCGCAGAACAAGAATTTCCACAAGGACGGTTGGCAACACTTTCTGAAATTGCCAATGTCGCCACTTTTATTTTAAGCGATCGCGCTAACTGGATTAACGGTACCAACATTCCTGTTGATGGAGCGCAATTAAGCCCGTCAGCTTTGGGGTACTAA